One window of Acipenser ruthenus chromosome 17, fAciRut3.2 maternal haplotype, whole genome shotgun sequence genomic DNA carries:
- the LOC117422989 gene encoding lactosylceramide 1,3-N-acetyl-beta-D-glucosaminyltransferase-like — translation MFIGARRFRICKFLQLMTTCFILSLVMIYWEQLDNHVVGHMKSYSYRYLLNSYNFLNDSLSISRKEASSFPNYQYLINHKDKCEKQNVLLVLFVKTSPENLERRQAIRSTWGNEKYIHSELKANVKVVFALGVHKHPLERKVFQRHLEREDRQYGDLIQQDFTDAFHNLTLKLILQFKWAHMYCRHAKFVMSADDDIFIHVPNLVKYLQDLDQRGVRDLWIGRVHRGAPPVRIKESKYYVPHEMYQWWSYPDYTAGAAYVVSGDVADKIYRASMTLNTTIYIDDVFMGICANKVGVIPQYHVYFSGEGKAPYHPCIYNKMMTSHGHLEDIHYLWREATSPKVRTLSSGILGKLYCTAVNAFLLCKPYYVDTYPCSAAFS, via the coding sequence ATGTTTATTGGTGCCAGAAGATTTAGAATATGCAAGTTTTTGCAGCTGATGACTACGTGCTTCATACTCTCCCTTGTTATGATATATTGGGAACAACTTGACAACCATGTTGTAGGTCACATGAAGTCTTACTCCTATCGTTACCTTTTGAACAGTTATAATTTCCTAAACGATAGCCTTTCCATAAGCAGGAAGGAAGCTAGTAGCTTTCCCAACTACCAGTACTTGATCAACCACAAGGATAAATGTGAAAAGCAAAATGTGCTCCTTGTGCTGTTTGTGAAGACATCTCCAGAGAACCTAGAGAGACGCCAAGCTATCCGCTCCACCTGGGGCAACGAGAAGTACATCCACTCCGAGCTGAAGGCCAACGTGAAGGTTGTCTTTGCATTAGGGGTTCACAAACATCCATTGGAGAGAAAAGTCTTCCAAAGGCATCTTGAAAGAGAAGACCGGCAGTACGGTGACCTTATACAACAAGACTTTACTGATGCTTTCCACAACCTCACCCTAAAGTTGATCCTGCAGTTCAAGTGGGCTCACATGTACTGCAGACATGCCAAGTTTGTCATGTCAGCGGACGATGACATCTTCATCCATGTGCCCAACCTGGTAAAGTATCTCCAAGACTTGGATCAAAGAGGCGTCCGGGATCTCTGGATTGGACGTGTCCATAGAGGAGCCCCTCCAGTCAGGATCAAAGAAAGCAAGTATTATGTTCCCCACGAAATGTACCAGTGGTGGTCTTACCCAGACTACACTGCAGGTGCTGCATATGTGGTTTCAGGGGATGTAGCTGACAAAATCTACAGGGCATCCATGACTCTCAACACCACAATCTACATAGATGATGTTTTCATGGGAATCTGTGCTAATAAAGTGGGGGTGATTCCTCAATACCACGTGTACTTCTCTGGAGAAGGCAAGGCCCCCTATCACCCCTGTATCTATAACAAGATGATGACTTCTCATGGACACTTGGAAGACATTCATTACCTTTGGAGAGAGGCCACAAGTCCAAAGGTTAGGACCTTGTCCTCTGGCATACTGGGAAAGCTATACTGTACTGCTGTAAATGCTTTTCTTCTTTGTAAACCATATTATGTGGACACTTATCCCTGCAGTGCAGCGTTTTCTTAA